The Streptomyces sp. NBC_01197 genome window below encodes:
- a CDS encoding MarR family winged helix-turn-helix transcriptional regulator produces the protein MAVTDPALTAPTGLSQGWCALSLLHGRIEAHIEKALQRGHRLSVREYSLLDTLSRQHDGPGGHLRMKQVADAVVLSQSATTRLVTRQEDRGLLTRYLCDTDRRGIYTDVTEAGLTLLEEARPTNARALREALDEAAADPELAPLVRAVEELNHPELNHPA, from the coding sequence TTGGCAGTGACCGACCCCGCACTCACCGCACCCACCGGTCTCTCTCAGGGCTGGTGCGCTCTCTCGCTGCTGCACGGCCGCATCGAGGCGCATATCGAAAAAGCCCTCCAGCGGGGCCACCGGCTCAGCGTGCGCGAGTACTCGCTTCTCGACACCCTCAGCCGTCAGCACGACGGCCCCGGCGGCCATCTCCGGATGAAGCAGGTCGCCGACGCCGTGGTCCTCAGCCAGAGCGCCACCACCCGCCTCGTCACCCGTCAGGAGGACCGTGGACTGCTCACGCGCTACCTCTGCGACACCGACCGCCGCGGCATCTACACCGACGTCACCGAAGCCGGCCTCACGCTCCTGGAGGAGGCCCGCCCCACCAACGCCCGCGCCCTGCGCGAGGCTCTCGACGAAGCCGCGGCCGACCCCGAGCTGGCACCTCTCGTACGCGCGGTCGAAGAGCTCAACCATCCCGAGCTCAACCATCCCGCCTGA
- a CDS encoding MFS transporter, whose protein sequence is MPIALLALAIGAFGIGTTEFVIMGLLPQVADSFQVSIPTAGFLITGYALGVVAGAPLMTVLGTRVPRKKMLMLLMGLFIIGNVVSATAPVFGVMLAGRIVASFAHGAFFGIGSVVAAGLVAPQKKAGAIAMMFTGLTLANVIGVPLGTLIGQDIGWRLTFLLVAGLGVVGLLGVAKLVPQQPGPEGVRLRHEIAAFRNVQVLLAMAMTVLGFGGVFAAITYISPMMTSVAGFSEGGVTWLLVLFGLGMVSGNLIGGRFADRALMPMLYVSLGGLALVLGLFTLTAHDRIASAVTVFLIGGLGFATVSPLQKRVLDQASGAPTLASAVNIGAFNLGNALSAWLGGIVISAGLGYTAPNWVGAVLAASALVLALVSSTLERRSGPVGPAGSVTRVVAGSAPAEPTSPPERTAPADRTLQAEPTPVTGLAPEVSANR, encoded by the coding sequence ATGCCCATCGCGCTCCTCGCCCTGGCCATCGGGGCGTTCGGGATCGGAACCACCGAGTTCGTGATCATGGGATTGCTGCCGCAGGTCGCGGACTCCTTCCAGGTCTCGATCCCCACTGCCGGGTTCCTGATCACCGGTTACGCGCTGGGGGTGGTCGCCGGAGCCCCCCTCATGACCGTCCTCGGCACCCGAGTGCCTCGCAAGAAGATGCTGATGCTGCTGATGGGGCTGTTCATCATCGGCAATGTGGTCTCCGCGACCGCCCCGGTGTTCGGTGTGATGCTCGCCGGGCGGATTGTCGCCTCGTTCGCACACGGCGCGTTCTTCGGTATCGGTTCGGTCGTGGCCGCGGGCCTGGTGGCACCGCAGAAGAAGGCGGGCGCCATCGCGATGATGTTCACCGGGCTGACCCTGGCCAATGTCATCGGTGTGCCGCTGGGCACCCTCATCGGCCAGGACATCGGCTGGCGGCTCACGTTCCTGCTCGTCGCCGGACTCGGCGTCGTGGGACTGCTGGGTGTCGCCAAGCTCGTACCGCAGCAGCCCGGGCCGGAGGGTGTCCGGTTGCGGCATGAGATCGCCGCCTTCCGCAATGTGCAGGTGCTGCTCGCGATGGCGATGACGGTTCTCGGCTTCGGCGGGGTTTTCGCCGCGATCACCTACATCTCGCCGATGATGACCTCCGTCGCCGGATTCTCCGAGGGCGGCGTCACCTGGCTGCTGGTGCTGTTCGGCCTCGGCATGGTCAGCGGCAACCTGATCGGTGGCCGCTTCGCCGACCGCGCGCTGATGCCGATGCTGTACGTGTCGCTGGGCGGGCTGGCCCTGGTCCTGGGGCTGTTCACGCTCACCGCGCACGACCGGATCGCTTCGGCGGTCACGGTCTTCCTGATCGGCGGGCTCGGGTTCGCGACCGTTTCGCCGCTGCAGAAGAGGGTGCTCGACCAGGCGTCGGGGGCGCCGACACTGGCCTCCGCCGTCAACATCGGAGCCTTCAACCTCGGTAACGCGCTCTCCGCTTGGCTCGGCGGGATCGTCATCAGCGCGGGTCTCGGCTACACCGCCCCCAACTGGGTTGGTGCGGTTCTCGCCGCGTCGGCGCTGGTCCTCGCTCTGGTCTCCAGCACGCTGGAGCGCCGGAGCGGGCCGGTGGGCCCGGCCGGGTCCGTGACCCGGGTCGTGGCCGGGAGTGCGCCGGCCGAACCGACGTCGCCGCCCGAGCGGACAGCCCCGGCCGACCGGACACTCCAGGCCGAACCGACGCCGGTGACCGGGCTGGCCCCGGAAGTGTCTGCGAACCGCTGA
- a CDS encoding GNAT family N-acetyltransferase produces the protein MPSSLDELPIRRLALGDLTSCADLSENRGWPRDDHKWGLLLAAGTGYGIDDPVGKGLATACVVTSYGSGLAAIGMLLVADEYARQGAGLRMMRHVIAEFDGIPLTLHATALGRPLYERLGFRAVGRAEMVRGPFHPQGPAAAVATRPATAGDLPAMLRLDHEVFGEDRTHMITRLPAFADQLRVVEDADGITGYAAVWPSTDSHVVGPLIARDTASAQALIASLAVGTDRPLRADIDVRHVELLDWVKSCGMESTSFNTVMTREIPELPGDWTRRFTPLTVAAG, from the coding sequence ATGCCCTCATCCCTCGACGAGCTGCCCATCCGCCGCCTGGCCCTTGGTGACCTCACCTCCTGCGCCGATCTCTCGGAGAATCGCGGCTGGCCGCGTGACGATCACAAGTGGGGGCTGCTGCTCGCGGCCGGGACGGGTTACGGAATCGACGACCCCGTGGGCAAGGGGCTGGCAACCGCGTGTGTCGTCACCTCGTACGGCTCAGGGCTGGCCGCCATCGGCATGCTCCTGGTCGCGGATGAGTACGCACGGCAGGGTGCCGGCCTGCGGATGATGCGCCATGTCATCGCAGAGTTCGACGGCATTCCGCTCACGTTGCACGCCACGGCGCTCGGGCGGCCGCTCTACGAGAGGCTCGGCTTCCGGGCCGTGGGCAGGGCCGAGATGGTCCGCGGCCCCTTCCACCCCCAAGGCCCGGCAGCCGCCGTGGCCACCCGTCCGGCCACGGCCGGCGATCTGCCCGCGATGCTCCGCCTCGACCACGAGGTCTTCGGCGAGGACCGCACCCACATGATCACGCGACTGCCCGCCTTCGCCGACCAGTTGCGTGTCGTCGAGGACGCCGACGGGATCACCGGTTATGCGGCAGTCTGGCCCAGCACGGACAGCCATGTGGTCGGGCCGCTGATCGCCCGCGACACCGCGAGCGCACAGGCCCTGATCGCCTCGCTCGCGGTCGGCACCGACCGCCCGCTGCGCGCCGACATCGACGTACGCCATGTGGAACTCCTCGACTGGGTCAAGTCCTGCGGGATGGAGTCGACGAGTTTCAACACCGTGATGACGCGGGAGATCCCGGAACTGCCGGGCGACTGGACCCGCCGCTTCACGCCCCTGACGGTCGCGGCGGGCTGA
- a CDS encoding DUF2269 domain-containing protein, with amino-acid sequence MKPLTRSARRGALVVHVAVSVGWLGLTIGLLALGVTAYICADAPMTEAAYRAMKVFSDWLVIPIGLLTLISGVVLSLGTHWGLARYRWVWTKFWLTLATLTASALALRTQINGAAAAGHPDLSLVAAPTVASTAYFFMTAISVLKPWGLTARGRAYRNKGQTSRKPVDGVRPHQRA; translated from the coding sequence GTGAAACCTCTGACCCGCTCCGCACGCCGGGGTGCCCTCGTAGTCCATGTCGCCGTATCGGTGGGCTGGCTGGGCCTGACCATCGGGCTGCTCGCGCTCGGGGTCACCGCGTACATCTGCGCCGACGCACCCATGACGGAGGCCGCGTACCGGGCGATGAAGGTTTTCAGCGACTGGCTGGTCATCCCGATCGGCTTGCTCACTCTGATCAGCGGAGTGGTGCTCTCCCTCGGGACGCACTGGGGGCTGGCCCGCTACCGCTGGGTGTGGACCAAGTTCTGGCTGACCCTCGCCACCCTCACCGCCTCCGCCCTGGCGCTCCGAACGCAGATCAACGGGGCTGCCGCAGCCGGGCATCCCGATCTGAGTCTGGTCGCCGCTCCCACTGTCGCCTCCACCGCGTACTTCTTCATGACAGCCATCTCGGTGCTGAAACCGTGGGGCCTGACCGCACGCGGCCGGGCGTACCGGAACAAGGGGCAAACATCCCGGAAACCGGTGGACGGCGTACGCCCCCATCAGCGAGCCTGA
- a CDS encoding HAD family hydrolase, producing the protein MARLHLFDLDGTLIRGSAAPVEISRQLGLLEEIGVLERDLVSGRIGPPDYAVEVHALWSGLTADHVAAAFDAAPWLAGIQEVWRDIRERGDYCAVISLSPSFFVERLLGWGAHAAYGSRFPEVPFSRPVDPSGILSAAAKVRIADRLCTEFAVRRADCIAYGDSMSDVELFGAVPLSVAVNADGHLAGLATHSYAGGDLREAYGLVAGTNGNCPGTDGN; encoded by the coding sequence ATGGCGCGCCTGCATCTTTTCGACCTCGACGGGACCCTCATCCGTGGCTCGGCCGCGCCGGTGGAGATATCCCGCCAGCTGGGATTGCTGGAGGAGATCGGCGTGCTGGAGCGGGATCTGGTCTCGGGGCGGATCGGTCCACCGGATTACGCGGTGGAGGTGCACGCGCTCTGGTCCGGACTCACCGCGGATCATGTGGCGGCCGCTTTCGACGCCGCGCCGTGGCTCGCCGGGATCCAGGAGGTCTGGCGGGACATCAGGGAGCGCGGCGACTACTGCGCGGTCATTTCGCTCTCGCCGTCGTTTTTCGTGGAGCGGCTGCTCGGCTGGGGTGCGCATGCGGCGTACGGCTCACGCTTCCCGGAGGTGCCGTTCAGCCGGCCGGTGGACCCCTCTGGCATTCTCAGCGCGGCCGCGAAGGTCCGGATCGCGGACCGGCTCTGCACGGAGTTCGCCGTCAGGCGGGCGGACTGCATCGCCTATGGGGACTCGATGTCGGACGTGGAACTCTTCGGAGCGGTGCCCCTGTCGGTCGCGGTGAACGCGGACGGCCATCTGGCGGGACTGGCCACGCACAGCTACGCGGGCGGCGATCTGCGCGAGGCCTATGGGCTCGTCGCCGGGACCAACGGGAACTGCCCCGGGACCGACGGGAACTGA
- a CDS encoding NUDIX hydrolase encodes MTERSVVKRTARAVLLDGDHLILIKRTKPGVEPYWVTPGGGVEAEDSTVVEALHREIDEELGAKITDVVPCFVDTVEHIPEGGGVAGVKVQHFFVCRLASMDPALRHGPEMEEPCGEYEIVRVPFSRVGIAAVHLVPLSLRHYLDGNIEGVRALQAADLG; translated from the coding sequence ATGACCGAACGTTCAGTGGTCAAGCGCACCGCCCGAGCCGTGCTCCTCGACGGCGACCACCTGATCCTCATCAAGCGGACCAAGCCCGGCGTGGAACCGTACTGGGTGACACCCGGCGGCGGGGTGGAGGCCGAGGACTCCACCGTGGTCGAAGCCCTGCACCGGGAGATCGACGAGGAACTCGGCGCCAAGATCACCGACGTGGTGCCCTGCTTCGTCGACACCGTCGAGCACATCCCCGAAGGCGGCGGGGTGGCCGGCGTGAAGGTGCAGCACTTCTTCGTCTGCCGGCTGGCGTCGATGGATCCGGCCCTGCGGCACGGGCCCGAGATGGAAGAGCCCTGCGGCGAGTACGAAATCGTGCGCGTCCCCTTCAGCCGGGTCGGGATCGCGGCTGTCCATCTGGTGCCGCTCTCGCTGCGGCACTATCTCGACGGGAACATCGAAGGGGTCCGGGCGCTCCAGGCCGCAGACCTGGGCTGA
- a CDS encoding LysR family transcriptional regulator: MDLALLRTFVAVHRAGSFTRAAALLGLSQPAVTSQIRTLERQLGRPLFLRRARGVTPTSIGDELAHRAAPHLDALAEIAETGIDEEAGSRTLHLAGPPEFTAVRALPALTSLISQGIALRASFGNTEEALDGLGAGHHDLAITTARPRGELLTATALCDEEHVLVASPRWAARIGPGTLRHRGPSVLKDLPVVEVHESLPFVSRYWSTVFDARPAETGAVVAPDLRAVQQAVVAGAGLAVLPRYLCQDALERGEVVALLDPPVPPLRTYFLAVRTGTLALPHIARAQEWLLRAASDWS, encoded by the coding sequence ATGGATCTGGCCCTGCTCCGCACCTTCGTCGCCGTGCACCGTGCCGGGTCCTTCACCCGCGCCGCCGCACTGCTCGGGCTCTCCCAGCCCGCGGTGACCAGCCAGATACGCACCCTGGAAAGGCAGTTGGGGCGACCGCTGTTCCTGCGCAGGGCCCGTGGCGTCACCCCGACGTCCATCGGGGACGAACTCGCCCACCGCGCGGCACCGCATCTGGACGCACTCGCGGAGATCGCCGAGACAGGCATCGACGAGGAGGCCGGAAGCCGCACACTGCACCTGGCGGGGCCGCCGGAGTTCACCGCGGTGCGCGCCCTGCCCGCGCTCACCTCGCTGATTTCGCAGGGCATCGCGCTGCGGGCCTCGTTCGGCAACACCGAGGAGGCCTTGGACGGGCTCGGCGCAGGACACCACGACCTCGCCATCACCACGGCGCGGCCACGCGGTGAACTCCTGACCGCGACCGCGCTCTGCGACGAGGAACACGTCCTGGTCGCGTCTCCCCGCTGGGCCGCCCGGATCGGCCCGGGGACACTGCGGCACCGGGGGCCATCCGTACTGAAGGACCTGCCCGTGGTGGAGGTCCATGAGTCGCTGCCGTTCGTCTCCCGCTACTGGAGCACCGTCTTCGACGCACGCCCCGCCGAGACCGGCGCGGTCGTCGCGCCCGATCTGCGGGCCGTCCAGCAGGCGGTGGTGGCAGGCGCCGGGCTCGCCGTACTGCCGCGCTATCTCTGCCAGGACGCCCTGGAGCGGGGTGAGGTGGTGGCGCTGCTGGATCCGCCGGTGCCACCGCTGCGTACCTACTTTCTCGCCGTACGCACCGGCACGCTGGCGCTTCCGCACATCGCACGGGCCCAGGAGTGGCTGCTGCGGGCGGCCTCCGACTGGTCCTGA